From the genome of Mycobacterium dioxanotrophicus, one region includes:
- a CDS encoding GntR family transcriptional regulator, with protein sequence MSTSPQNHPDSVSAVEGTREKVVELIAKRQLGPGDRLPSERELADTFKVSRTTLREALGMLARSGYVVRRPGRGGGTFVNQPKVERDLSFLTGLPGHLRRQGHESSAQVLSARLMGADSWTAGELQIPEDALVYEIVRLRLADGEPISLERNRFPTERFPGLLEKPMGGSIYDILRNDYDVPPKRAQERIEPTAASATEAAMLGVREGEPLLAVERVTYDANGIPIEVGRDLFRGDRTRVVVWVESPEDSIVEVEKRAESLSASW encoded by the coding sequence GTGTCAACGTCACCTCAGAATCATCCGGACTCGGTGTCCGCTGTGGAGGGCACCCGCGAGAAGGTTGTCGAGCTGATCGCGAAGCGACAACTGGGGCCCGGCGACAGGCTGCCTTCGGAACGCGAACTCGCTGACACGTTCAAAGTCAGTCGTACGACCCTGCGCGAGGCTCTGGGGATGTTGGCCAGGTCGGGCTACGTGGTGCGCCGTCCCGGTCGTGGCGGCGGGACGTTCGTCAACCAGCCAAAGGTCGAGCGCGACTTGTCGTTCCTCACCGGTCTTCCGGGGCATCTGCGCCGTCAGGGGCATGAGTCCTCTGCGCAAGTGCTGTCAGCTCGTCTCATGGGGGCCGACAGCTGGACTGCCGGTGAGCTGCAGATCCCCGAGGACGCCCTCGTCTACGAGATCGTCCGGCTGCGGCTTGCCGATGGCGAGCCGATCTCATTGGAACGCAACAGATTTCCCACCGAGAGATTTCCGGGTCTGCTGGAGAAGCCGATGGGTGGGTCGATCTACGACATTCTTCGAAACGACTACGACGTGCCGCCCAAGCGGGCTCAGGAACGTATCGAACCGACCGCAGCGAGTGCCACCGAGGCCGCAATGCTGGGCGTGCGGGAGGGCGAGCCACTACTGGCGGTCGAACGCGTGACCTACGACGCGAACGGCATTCCCATCGAGGTCGGCCGCGATCTGTTCCGAGGTGACAGGACCAGGGTGGTGGTTTGGGTCGAATCGCCTGAGGACTCGATCGTCGAAGTCGAGAAGCGAGCCGAATCACTTTCCGCGAGCTGGTAA
- the surE gene encoding 5'/3'-nucleotidase SurE, with the protein MTIVLTNDDGVTATGIGELGAALAAAGLPVVVVAPEANQSGVSRAATYTNPVRVSRARDAGPNVFSVSGTPVDCVRVALGGGLVPDASLVISGINHGCNAGDDMFNSGTVGAAIESALFGVPAMAISQQSLPGHFNILEPVGVPTASFQQSSEYGVALARALLNRPIPGRVVLNVNVPAQPATGIGITRLGKRFNERNSLVPVANRGPATYYLVYGSSEDQPVPYETADGTDFAALRDGVVSVTPVSYEHDPGVDHGIGEWAEALLEDARLHLAI; encoded by the coding sequence ATGACCATCGTGTTGACGAACGACGACGGCGTGACCGCCACCGGAATCGGCGAACTGGGGGCGGCGCTTGCGGCTGCCGGGCTTCCCGTCGTTGTCGTCGCTCCGGAAGCCAACCAAAGTGGTGTATCGCGTGCGGCCACGTACACCAATCCGGTACGCGTTTCCCGGGCCAGGGACGCGGGCCCCAATGTGTTCTCGGTGTCCGGCACGCCGGTCGACTGTGTGCGAGTAGCACTCGGCGGGGGGCTCGTGCCGGATGCCTCGCTCGTCATATCGGGGATCAACCACGGCTGCAATGCGGGTGACGACATGTTCAACTCCGGCACTGTGGGCGCTGCTATCGAATCGGCCCTGTTCGGTGTCCCTGCTATGGCGATCTCTCAGCAGTCGCTTCCGGGGCACTTCAACATCCTTGAGCCAGTAGGAGTGCCGACGGCGAGCTTTCAGCAGTCGAGCGAGTATGGCGTGGCACTCGCGCGTGCTCTGCTCAACCGGCCCATACCGGGGCGCGTCGTGCTGAACGTGAACGTGCCGGCGCAGCCCGCGACCGGTATCGGCATCACCCGACTGGGAAAGCGCTTCAACGAGCGCAACTCGCTTGTCCCCGTGGCAAACCGCGGCCCAGCCACGTACTACCTTGTGTACGGCAGTTCCGAAGACCAGCCGGTGCCCTACGAAACCGCCGATGGCACCGACTTTGCCGCGCTGCGCGACGGTGTTGTGAGTGTGACGCCGGTCAGCTACGAGCACGATCCGGGTGTTGACCACGGGATCGGTGAATGGGCCGAGGCGCTCCTGGAGGACGCCCGTTTGCACCTGGCGATCTGA
- a CDS encoding DUF58 domain-containing protein, which translates to MVLTRRAGVAALIATVPIALAPWPATVFVVLLALLLIAIVLDVTLAGRPVSAAIVRSGDGTARLGQTVDAQLTVSNTGRRRMRGQLRDAWAPSAGADPRTHALNIAAGQQVQLTTQLRPVRRGDLRSEFVAVRSIGPLGLAGRQRTLPVAGQVRILPPFLSRKHLPSRLARLRELDGAIPVLIRGQGTEFDSLREYVVGDDVRSIDWRATARRADVVVRTWRPERDRRVVIVLDTGRTSAGRVGVDPTASDPSGWPRLDWSMDAALLLAALASRAGDHVDFLAFDRVTRAGVWGASRTELLAQLVEAMAPLQPALVESDASAMVAAVTRRVRQRALVVLLTDLNASALDEGLMAVLPRLSTKHQVLLAAVADPRVERLAAGRDDAAQVYDAAAAERARNDRRAIATRLRRNGVDVVDAAPEELAPTLADHYLAMKAAGKL; encoded by the coding sequence ATGGTGCTCACCCGCCGGGCCGGGGTCGCCGCGCTGATCGCCACCGTGCCGATCGCGCTGGCGCCGTGGCCGGCAACGGTTTTCGTTGTCCTGCTGGCACTGCTGCTGATCGCGATCGTGCTGGATGTGACGCTGGCCGGCCGTCCGGTATCGGCGGCAATCGTGCGCAGCGGGGACGGGACGGCGCGGTTGGGACAGACCGTGGATGCGCAGCTGACGGTGTCCAACACCGGGCGTCGCCGGATGCGGGGACAGCTGCGCGACGCATGGGCCCCTAGTGCGGGCGCCGACCCCCGCACCCATGCGTTGAACATCGCTGCGGGGCAACAGGTTCAGCTCACCACTCAGTTGCGGCCGGTGCGGCGCGGAGACCTACGATCGGAGTTCGTCGCCGTGCGTTCGATCGGCCCCCTCGGGCTGGCCGGCCGTCAGCGCACCTTGCCGGTCGCGGGGCAGGTCCGGATCCTGCCGCCGTTCCTGTCCCGCAAGCATTTGCCGTCGCGACTGGCCCGGCTGCGCGAGCTGGACGGCGCCATACCGGTGCTGATCCGCGGACAGGGCACCGAATTCGATTCCCTGCGTGAGTATGTCGTCGGCGACGACGTCCGCTCGATCGACTGGCGCGCCACCGCCCGCCGCGCCGACGTGGTGGTGCGCACCTGGCGGCCGGAACGGGACCGCCGGGTCGTGATCGTGCTCGACACCGGGCGGACGTCGGCAGGCCGCGTCGGCGTCGACCCGACCGCGAGTGACCCGAGCGGCTGGCCCCGGCTGGACTGGTCGATGGACGCGGCACTGCTACTGGCAGCCCTGGCGTCGCGGGCCGGTGATCACGTGGATTTCCTTGCCTTCGACCGGGTTACCCGCGCCGGGGTGTGGGGCGCATCGCGCACGGAGCTGCTGGCCCAGCTGGTGGAGGCGATGGCGCCGCTGCAACCGGCTCTGGTGGAGTCCGACGCATCGGCGATGGTGGCCGCAGTGACCCGGCGGGTGCGCCAACGCGCCCTGGTGGTGCTGCTGACCGACCTCAACGCCTCGGCGCTCGATGAAGGGCTCATGGCGGTGTTACCCCGGCTGTCGACGAAACATCAGGTGCTGCTGGCCGCGGTGGCAGACCCGCGGGTCGAGCGGCTGGCCGCCGGCCGCGACGACGCCGCGCAGGTGTACGACGCGGCGGCCGCGGAGCGGGCCCGCAACGATCGACGAGCCATCGCAACCAGGCTGCGGCGCAACGGTGTTGACGTCGTCGATGCAGCGCCCGAAGAACTCGCACCGACCCTCGCCGACCACTACCTCGCGATGAAGGCGGCGGGGAAGCTCTAG
- a CDS encoding AAA family ATPase: MTQPVLDSDTARNALLSLRNEIAKAVVGQDAVVSGLVIALLCRGHVLLEGVPGVAKTLLVRTLAAALQLEFKRVQFTPDLMPGDVTGSLVYDARTAEFEFRAGPVFTNLLLADEINRTPPKTQAALLEAMEERQVSVDGQPRPLPDPFIVAATQNPIEYEGTYQLPEAQLDRFLLKLNVPLPPRDQEIAILGRHAHGFDPRDLSAVRPVAGAAELAAGREAVRQVLVADEVLGYIVDIVGATRHSPALQLGVSPRGGTALLATARSWAWLSGRNYVTPDDVKAMARSTLRHRIALRPEAELEGATPDGVLDGILAAVPVPR, translated from the coding sequence GTGACTCAGCCCGTCCTTGATTCCGATACAGCGCGAAATGCCCTGCTGTCCTTGCGAAACGAGATCGCCAAGGCGGTCGTCGGGCAGGATGCGGTGGTCAGCGGCCTGGTCATCGCACTGCTGTGCCGCGGCCACGTGCTGCTCGAAGGGGTGCCCGGCGTGGCCAAGACCCTGCTGGTGCGCACCCTGGCCGCCGCGCTGCAACTGGAGTTCAAACGTGTGCAGTTCACCCCGGACCTGATGCCCGGTGACGTCACCGGCTCGTTGGTGTACGACGCGCGCACCGCCGAGTTCGAATTCCGCGCGGGGCCGGTGTTCACCAATCTTCTTCTCGCCGATGAAATCAACCGGACGCCGCCGAAAACCCAAGCGGCACTCCTGGAGGCGATGGAGGAACGTCAGGTCAGCGTCGACGGACAGCCCCGGCCGCTGCCCGACCCGTTCATCGTGGCGGCCACCCAGAACCCCATCGAGTACGAGGGCACCTACCAGCTGCCCGAGGCGCAGCTCGACCGGTTCCTGCTCAAGCTCAATGTGCCGCTGCCGCCGCGGGATCAGGAGATCGCGATCCTCGGCCGCCACGCCCATGGTTTCGACCCTCGCGACTTGTCCGCGGTGCGACCGGTGGCCGGCGCCGCCGAGTTGGCCGCCGGCCGCGAAGCAGTCCGACAGGTGCTGGTGGCCGACGAGGTACTCGGCTATATCGTCGACATCGTCGGTGCCACACGGCATTCCCCGGCCCTACAGCTCGGGGTGTCACCCCGTGGCGGTACCGCGCTGCTGGCCACCGCACGGTCCTGGGCCTGGTTGTCCGGCCGCAACTACGTCACCCCCGACGACGTCAAGGCCATGGCGCGTTCCACTCTGCGGCACCGCATCGCGCTGCGGCCCGAGGCCGAACTGGAAGGCGCGACCCCCGACGGTGTGCTCGACGGCATCCTGGCGGCCGTGCCGGTCCCACGCTGA
- a CDS encoding DUF4350 domain-containing protein translates to MTLRWRTARWVLLAAVAIVAVAAVSTYLTAPRPGGRLDPEATGPDGAHALVSLLRQHGVEVITAETIGDVQRAATPDSLVVAAQTLYLSDDDQLHQLASAPGDLLLIEPVGKTREALAPKIKQGKASSFGGGAPDCDLPEATRSGDVELGLTNTFEPVDDAQVTRCYEGAVVRYQDGGRTVTVVGTGDFMVNGGLLKAGNAALAMNLAGARSRVIWYAPQHPEGESPGTTGISDLLPKQVRWVVLWLALAVALLAVASARRLGPLVAESLPVVVRASETVEGRGRLYRSRRARDRAADALRSATVMRLLPRLGLTTGAAPQAIVAAVAARGGGDPGSVGHTLFGPPPGTDSDLVVLAHQLDDIERQVAQS, encoded by the coding sequence ATGACGTTGCGTTGGCGTACGGCGCGATGGGTGCTGCTGGCTGCCGTCGCCATCGTCGCGGTGGCCGCGGTCAGCACCTATCTGACCGCACCGCGACCGGGCGGCAGGCTGGATCCCGAAGCGACCGGACCCGACGGCGCGCATGCCCTGGTGTCCCTGCTGCGCCAGCATGGTGTCGAGGTGATCACCGCCGAGACGATCGGCGACGTGCAGCGCGCCGCCACGCCCGACAGCCTGGTGGTGGCAGCGCAGACGTTATATCTGTCGGATGACGACCAGCTGCACCAACTGGCCTCGGCGCCGGGCGATCTGCTGCTGATAGAACCCGTCGGCAAGACCAGAGAAGCGTTGGCGCCGAAGATCAAGCAGGGCAAGGCCAGTTCGTTCGGCGGAGGCGCCCCCGACTGCGATCTGCCCGAGGCCACCCGCTCCGGCGACGTCGAGCTCGGTCTGACCAACACGTTCGAGCCGGTCGACGACGCCCAGGTGACTCGTTGCTACGAGGGCGCGGTGGTGCGGTACCAGGACGGCGGCCGAACTGTCACCGTCGTCGGCACCGGGGACTTCATGGTCAACGGCGGCCTTCTCAAGGCCGGCAACGCCGCGCTCGCGATGAATCTGGCCGGTGCCCGGTCGCGGGTGATCTGGTATGCGCCCCAGCATCCCGAAGGCGAATCACCCGGCACCACCGGCATTTCCGATCTGCTGCCCAAACAGGTTCGGTGGGTCGTGCTGTGGCTGGCCCTCGCGGTGGCGCTGCTCGCGGTGGCCAGTGCCCGCCGGCTCGGCCCGCTGGTCGCCGAATCGCTGCCGGTGGTGGTGCGCGCGTCGGAGACCGTCGAGGGCCGCGGCCGGCTGTACCGCAGCCGGCGTGCGCGCGACCGCGCTGCCGACGCCCTGCGGTCGGCCACCGTGATGCGGCTGCTGCCGCGGCTCGGGCTCACCACCGGCGCCGCGCCCCAGGCGATCGTGGCCGCGGTCGCCGCACGCGGCGGGGGCGATCCCGGCTCGGTCGGCCACACCCTGTTCGGCCCGCCCCCTGGCACCGATTCGGACCTCGTAGTTCTGGCTCACCAACTCGACGACATCGAAAGGCAGGTCGCGCAGTCGTGA
- a CDS encoding DUF4129 domain-containing protein: MSAIDIDRDAAHDAAQNELSKPIYPRSSPTQQFLDWITELFYRLAMQGSKIPGGWFTIAVLAILVVLAVVVAVRTARRTMRTNRGRQYALFGSQELSAAEHRRTAEQYAAQGNWAAAIRHRLRAVAKHLEETGVLDPVPGRTATELARDASVTLGDLSSELFSAASIFNEVSYGEQPGTEAGYRMIAVLDGRLHDHGRTPVGAATATAGSDGWAPVR; the protein is encoded by the coding sequence GTGAGCGCCATCGACATCGACCGCGACGCCGCGCACGACGCCGCGCAGAACGAGCTCAGCAAGCCGATCTACCCGAGATCCTCGCCGACTCAACAGTTCCTCGACTGGATCACCGAGCTGTTCTATCGCCTGGCGATGCAGGGCTCGAAGATCCCCGGCGGCTGGTTCACCATTGCCGTGCTGGCGATCCTGGTCGTGCTGGCCGTGGTGGTTGCGGTGCGCACGGCGCGGCGCACGATGCGCACCAATCGCGGCAGGCAGTATGCACTGTTCGGCAGTCAGGAACTCAGCGCGGCCGAACATCGCCGCACGGCCGAGCAGTATGCAGCCCAGGGCAATTGGGCGGCCGCGATCCGGCACCGGCTGCGCGCGGTGGCGAAACATCTGGAGGAGACGGGGGTTCTCGACCCGGTGCCGGGCCGAACGGCGACCGAGCTGGCGCGCGACGCGTCAGTGACGCTCGGCGATCTGTCGAGCGAACTGTTCAGCGCGGCAAGCATATTCAACGAGGTCAGCTACGGTGAACAGCCTGGCACCGAAGCGGGGTACCGGATGATCGCCGTCCTCGACGGCCGGTTGCACGACCATGGCCGCACACCAGTCGGTGCCGCGACGGCGACCGCCGGTTCCGACGGCTGGGCGCCGGTGCGATGA
- a CDS encoding glycerophosphoryl diester phosphodiesterase membrane domain-containing protein → MTNDAGGYSPYPPPPGQPGYGPPPGYGPPPGYGPPPGYGPPPGYGPPPGYPPPPGYGPPPGYPPPPPGYGPPPGYPPYGPPPGYPMTFKPGVIPLRPLSISDIFNGAVGYVRANPKATLGLTTVVVVVAQVISLLLQIGPLTTFSDFNSTLQGDTPSPEALALVSAGSLAGVIVAALSGVLLSGMLTVVVGRAVFGGTITIGEAWQRLRGRFWALLGLTALEALAFGLLGAIIALIVVIAASAGGGVAAFVVGAPLVLAAIVGLVYAATVLLFAPPLIVLEQQRIFAAIARSFALVKGDFWRVLGIWLLAGIVASLVAAAVGIPFGIVGGLLGGPAGISIPGLIVSAIGSVIGQIITAPFNAGVVVLLYTDRRIRAEAFDLVLQTGAAGPAESTDQLWLTRPR, encoded by the coding sequence ATGACCAACGACGCCGGCGGGTATTCGCCGTACCCGCCGCCGCCGGGCCAGCCGGGTTACGGACCCCCGCCCGGCTACGGACCACCACCCGGTTACGGACCCCCACCCGGTTACGGACCCCCGCCCGGGTACGGTCCCCCACCGGGTTACCCGCCACCGCCGGGCTACGGGCCACCACCCGGATACCCGCCGCCCCCACCGGGCTACGGGCCACCTCCCGGCTATCCGCCGTATGGGCCGCCACCGGGGTATCCGATGACGTTCAAGCCGGGCGTCATACCGCTACGGCCACTGAGCATTTCGGACATCTTCAACGGCGCCGTGGGCTACGTCCGGGCCAACCCCAAGGCCACGCTCGGGCTGACTACCGTCGTCGTCGTGGTCGCGCAGGTCATCTCGCTACTGCTGCAGATCGGCCCGCTGACCACGTTCAGCGATTTCAACTCGACCCTGCAGGGTGACACCCCGTCCCCGGAGGCTCTCGCCCTGGTCTCGGCGGGCAGCTTGGCCGGCGTCATCGTCGCGGCGCTGTCGGGTGTGCTGCTCAGCGGCATGCTCACGGTGGTGGTGGGGCGTGCCGTCTTCGGCGGAACCATCACCATCGGCGAGGCCTGGCAGCGGCTGCGCGGCAGATTCTGGGCGTTGCTCGGCCTGACCGCCCTGGAAGCCTTGGCATTCGGTCTGCTCGGCGCGATCATCGCGCTCATCGTCGTCATCGCCGCGAGCGCGGGCGGTGGCGTGGCGGCGTTCGTCGTCGGCGCACCGCTGGTGTTGGCGGCCATCGTCGGCCTGGTCTACGCGGCCACCGTGCTGCTGTTTGCGCCGCCGCTGATCGTGCTGGAACAGCAACGGATATTCGCCGCCATTGCACGGTCGTTCGCCTTGGTGAAGGGCGACTTCTGGCGCGTGCTGGGCATCTGGCTGCTGGCGGGCATAGTGGCGAGCCTGGTCGCGGCGGCGGTCGGGATACCGTTCGGCATCGTGGGCGGGCTGCTCGGTGGACCTGCCGGTATCTCGATACCGGGATTGATCGTCTCGGCGATCGGCAGCGTCATCGGACAGATCATCACCGCTCCGTTCAACGCCGGCGTCGTCGTGCTGCTCTACACCGACCGGCGCATCCGCGCCGAAGCCTTCGACCTGGTGCTGCAGACCGGTGCGGCCGGGCCTGCGGAATCCACCGACCAGCTGTGGCTGACTCGGCCGAGGTGA
- a CDS encoding GatB/YqeY domain-containing protein — translation MAELKAQLRADLTAAMKSQDKLRTATLRMLLAAIQTEEVSGKQARELSDAEVIAVLSRESKKRGEAAAIYTQNGRGELAANEHAEARVIDEYLPTPLTDAELADVADSAIAQVAEDIGERPSMRQMGQVMKVATAIAEGKADGARLSAAVKSRL, via the coding sequence ATGGCCGAACTCAAGGCGCAGTTGCGCGCGGATCTGACCGCGGCGATGAAGTCGCAGGACAAGTTGCGGACCGCGACGCTGCGAATGTTGTTGGCCGCGATACAGACCGAAGAAGTCTCCGGTAAGCAGGCCCGCGAGCTTTCCGATGCCGAGGTGATCGCCGTGCTGTCGCGCGAATCCAAGAAGCGCGGTGAAGCGGCGGCGATCTACACGCAGAACGGGCGTGGCGAATTGGCGGCCAACGAGCATGCCGAGGCCAGGGTCATCGACGAATACCTGCCGACACCGTTGACCGATGCGGAGTTGGCCGACGTCGCGGACTCGGCCATCGCCCAGGTGGCCGAGGACATCGGCGAGCGCCCGAGCATGCGTCAGATGGGTCAGGTGATGAAGGTCGCGACGGCGATCGCCGAAGGCAAGGCGGACGGCGCGCGGTTGTCGGCTGCCGTGAAGTCGCGGTTGTAG
- a CDS encoding three-helix bundle dimerization domain-containing protein, whose translation MLGKSERELVADVEERLVKRFDQLPPARVSTAVLAAHTRFQDSSIRDFIPLLVERRVSAELAALS comes from the coding sequence GTGTTGGGAAAAAGCGAGCGGGAACTGGTGGCTGACGTCGAGGAGCGATTGGTCAAGCGCTTCGATCAGCTACCGCCCGCTCGTGTGTCCACTGCGGTGCTCGCCGCCCACACCCGATTTCAGGACAGCTCGATCCGCGATTTCATCCCGCTTCTGGTGGAGCGCCGCGTCAGCGCCGAACTGGCCGCGCTGAGCTGA
- a CDS encoding acyl-CoA thioesterase: MTAQSWIARLLTFERDGDTFRIYEPKRSAVARLYGGLIAAQALAAAGATVEPGKLPQSLHAYFVRGGRYDAEVHFQVERTRDGRSFDTRRVTAIQNGAVILEMIASFHLPEPGADWYPELPTKLEFDSAAPKEAMLDFGEWFELRTVPGDETEFAVPPFWIRSREQIEDDPLIRAATLAFMSDLGPVPAALPPHVELRRDLGFAASLDHAIWFHRPFQPEHWHRYEVRSVNHNDSRGLSVGSLYAADGTLIASTTQEALWRL; encoded by the coding sequence ATGACCGCGCAGAGCTGGATCGCCCGTCTGCTGACGTTCGAGCGCGACGGCGACACCTTCCGGATTTACGAGCCCAAACGTTCGGCTGTCGCGCGCCTCTACGGCGGGCTGATCGCCGCGCAGGCACTGGCCGCTGCCGGGGCCACCGTCGAGCCCGGCAAACTTCCGCAGTCGTTGCACGCATACTTCGTCCGCGGCGGCCGCTACGACGCTGAGGTCCACTTCCAGGTCGAGCGCACCCGTGATGGCCGCAGCTTCGACACGCGCCGAGTCACCGCGATCCAGAACGGCGCGGTGATTTTGGAGATGATCGCGTCCTTCCATCTGCCGGAGCCGGGCGCCGACTGGTACCCCGAGCTCCCGACGAAACTCGAATTCGACTCTGCCGCACCAAAAGAGGCGATGCTCGACTTCGGCGAATGGTTCGAGCTACGCACCGTGCCGGGCGACGAAACGGAGTTCGCGGTCCCACCGTTCTGGATCAGGTCACGCGAACAGATCGAGGACGATCCGCTGATCAGAGCCGCGACGCTGGCGTTCATGTCGGACCTCGGTCCCGTCCCGGCTGCGCTGCCGCCGCATGTCGAGTTGCGACGTGACCTCGGCTTCGCCGCCAGCCTGGATCACGCCATCTGGTTTCACCGGCCGTTCCAGCCCGAGCACTGGCACCGCTATGAGGTGCGGTCGGTGAACCACAACGATTCACGGGGCCTGTCGGTCGGATCGCTCTATGCCGCCGACGGGACGCTGATCGCCAGCACGACCCAGGAAGCCCTGTGGCGCCTGTGA
- a CDS encoding SRPBCC family protein, with product MPRFTLETVDPEFFTTAPHIFRYAKQFAAPPERVWDSLTSDESLAAWGPSVTRVTWLSPRPFGVGSSREVVLAPGVVKVHETFFRWEEGHRYSFAVDHASIPSLRRFAEDYLIEPVGEGRTQFTWIVAIEPKPAFALPFKPLAPVLKAAFGRLASDGERYFARQV from the coding sequence ATGCCCCGGTTCACGCTGGAAACCGTCGACCCCGAGTTCTTCACCACTGCGCCGCACATCTTCCGTTACGCCAAACAGTTCGCCGCGCCACCAGAACGGGTGTGGGATTCGCTGACCTCCGATGAGTCACTGGCCGCCTGGGGCCCGTCGGTCACGCGCGTCACCTGGCTGTCCCCGCGGCCGTTCGGCGTCGGGAGTTCCCGCGAGGTCGTGCTCGCTCCCGGCGTGGTGAAGGTCCACGAGACGTTCTTCCGCTGGGAGGAGGGCCATCGGTACTCGTTCGCCGTGGACCATGCGAGCATTCCGTCCCTGCGGCGGTTCGCCGAGGACTACCTGATCGAGCCCGTCGGCGAGGGGCGCACGCAGTTCACCTGGATCGTGGCGATCGAGCCGAAGCCGGCGTTCGCGCTGCCGTTCAAACCGCTGGCCCCGGTGCTCAAGGCCGCGTTCGGCCGGCTGGCCTCCGACGGTGAGCGGTACTTCGCCAGACAGGTGTGA
- a CDS encoding serine/threonine-protein kinase: MGRTDELLGDRYEVRSILGRGGMAEVRDGWDTRLARPVAIKLLHAGWVTDHGLRRRFDDEARAAAALNHPNIVVVHDSGEHHGTPFIVMERLPGRSLADEIAAGPMSIDRVRAVLADVLAGLSAAHAAGILHRDIKPGNVLITASGAAKLSDFGIAKTEGGNHTRTGELVGTMSYLSPQRLTGQPASPSDDLYAVGVLGYEALTGRRPFDRDNPAATMRAILDEPAVPIRKLRPDADPGVVFVLESAMAREPQFRFGDAEAMRAALTGQPPARPATRVMTMPLPMEPSSTVLPPPPAHRPRSRLKMGLIAAAAAAAVILGVILLAVDRSPERAPASPVPTPTTTAPTALMSVVPHPPTAPADQGEEKPPHGKKKGRGHD; the protein is encoded by the coding sequence ATGGGGAGAACCGATGAGCTCCTCGGCGACCGCTACGAGGTGCGCAGCATCCTGGGTCGCGGCGGCATGGCCGAGGTGCGCGACGGGTGGGACACCCGGCTGGCGCGCCCGGTCGCGATCAAGTTGCTGCACGCGGGCTGGGTGACCGATCACGGTCTGCGACGCCGCTTCGATGACGAGGCGCGCGCCGCCGCGGCGCTCAACCATCCGAACATCGTCGTGGTCCACGACAGCGGCGAGCACCACGGCACGCCGTTCATCGTCATGGAGCGGCTGCCCGGGCGGTCCCTCGCCGACGAGATCGCCGCCGGGCCGATGTCGATCGACCGGGTTCGCGCGGTGCTGGCCGACGTGCTAGCGGGTTTGTCGGCGGCCCACGCCGCCGGCATCCTGCACCGCGACATCAAGCCGGGCAACGTCCTCATCACGGCATCCGGGGCGGCCAAGCTCTCCGACTTCGGCATCGCCAAGACCGAAGGCGGTAACCACACGCGCACCGGTGAACTGGTCGGGACCATGAGTTACCTGAGCCCGCAACGGCTTACAGGCCAACCGGCGTCGCCGTCCGACGATTTGTACGCTGTCGGCGTCCTCGGGTACGAGGCCCTGACCGGTCGGCGACCGTTCGACCGGGACAACCCGGCGGCGACCATGCGGGCAATCCTCGACGAGCCTGCGGTGCCGATCAGAAAGCTGCGCCCTGACGCCGATCCCGGCGTGGTGTTCGTGCTGGAGTCGGCGATGGCCCGGGAGCCGCAGTTCCGTTTCGGCGACGCCGAAGCCATGCGGGCGGCCCTGACCGGACAGCCGCCCGCCCGCCCCGCGACCCGCGTGATGACGATGCCGCTACCCATGGAGCCGTCGTCGACGGTCCTGCCGCCTCCACCGGCTCATCGGCCGCGCTCACGCCTGAAGATGGGGCTGATTGCTGCTGCGGCGGCGGCCGCGGTGATTCTCGGGGTGATCTTGCTGGCCGTCGATCGTTCACCGGAGCGCGCACCCGCGAGCCCCGTGCCAACCCCGACGACAACCGCCCCCACGGCCCTCATGAGCGTGGTGCCACATCCTCCGACCGCGCCCGCGGACCAAGGGGAGGAAAAGCCACCGCACGGGAAGAAGAAGGGCCGCGGGCACGACTGA
- a CDS encoding CGNR zinc finger domain-containing protein, whose protein sequence is MTGVQLAADLVNLHSGDWSVANVETVLHDHDIRRVEVDSAVATSLRRWSARLRTVFVASTVAERCQAVNALLVDGTGRVYLTTHDDLGPHLHFAPDDDDLVGRVMAVTAGGLAIFTVEAEGNRLGACSRSGCPLVFVDTSRTGRRAYCSARCGNTDAVQRHRARTAP, encoded by the coding sequence ATGACCGGCGTGCAGCTCGCTGCCGATCTGGTCAACCTGCACAGCGGTGACTGGTCGGTCGCGAACGTGGAGACGGTGCTGCACGACCACGACATCCGGCGCGTCGAGGTGGACAGTGCCGTGGCCACCTCGTTGCGACGGTGGTCGGCGCGGCTGCGCACGGTGTTCGTGGCGTCGACCGTGGCGGAACGTTGTCAGGCCGTCAACGCATTGCTGGTCGACGGCACCGGCAGGGTGTATCTCACCACGCACGACGACCTCGGACCCCACCTGCACTTCGCACCGGACGACGATGACCTCGTCGGGCGCGTGATGGCCGTGACGGCAGGCGGTCTCGCGATCTTCACGGTCGAGGCCGAGGGCAACCGGTTGGGGGCATGCTCGCGCTCAGGGTGTCCGCTGGTGTTCGTGGACACCAGCCGCACGGGCCGCCGAGCGTACTGCTCCGCGCGGTGTGGCAACACCGATGCCGTCCAGCGTCACCGCGCGCGGACGGCACCCTAA